Below is a window of Streptomyces spongiicola DNA.
ATCAGGGCCACGGCCTGGGCGGCCGCGACGGCGGTCGGCAGCGCCGCCGGATCGGCGAGCCCGATGTCCTCACTGGCCGAGATCATCAGCCGCCGGGCGATGAACCGCGGGTCCTCCCCGGCCTCGATCATGCGCGCCAGGTAGTGCAGAGCGGCATCCACGTCGGAGCCGCGGATGGACTTGATGAGTGCGCTCGCCACGTCGTAGTGCTGGTCGCCCTCCCGGTCGTACTTCACCGCCGCCCGGTTGACCGTCTCCTCCACGGTCTGGAGGAGGATCGCCGCCTCGCCCTTGGCGAGTGCGGCGCCCGCCGCGGCCTCCAGTGCGGTCAGGGCGCGTCTGGCGTCTCCCCCGGCGATCCGCAGCAGATGCTCCTCGGAGTCGCCCGGCAGCGTCACGGCGCCGCCGAGGCCGCGCTCCTCGGTCAGCGCCCGGCGCAGCAGTCCCCGCACGTCGTCGTCGGTGAGCGGTTCGAGCGTGAGCAGCAGGGAACGGGAGAGCAGCGGGGAGATCACCGAGAAGTACGGGTTCTCGGTCGTCGCGGCGATCAGCGTCACCCAGCGGTTCTCGACGGCGGGCAGCAGGGAGTCCTGCTGGGCCTTGCTGAAGCGGTGGATCTCGTCGAGGAAGAGGACGGTCTCCCTGCCGAAGCCGCCCGCGGCCCGGCGGGCCCCGTCGATGACGGCCCGGACCTCCTTGACTCCCGCGGTGATCGCGGAGAGCTCCACGAAGCGCTTGTTCGTCGCCTTGGAGACGACGTGGGCCAGGGTGGTCTTGCCCGTGCCGGGCGGGCCCCAGAGGATCACCGAGGAGGCTCCGGCGGGCCCGCCGGAGCCCTCGCCGACGAGTCGGCGCAGCGGGGACCCCGGTTTGAGCAGATGCTGCTGGCCCACCACCTCGTCGAGGGTGCGCGGGCGCATGCGGACCGCCAGCGGGCTCGCGGACGGGTCCTTCTCCTGGCGTTCCTCTGCCGCGGCGGTGAAAAGATCGGGCTCCACGTGGTGAAGCCTAGGCGAGGGCACCGACATCGCCCGCCGGGGTACCGGCCGGCGGGGAGACCGGACCGCGCACCGTCCGGCCGGCGGGGAGACCGGACCGCGCGCACCGTCCGGCCGCGTGCCACCGGATCAGCCGAGCCAGAAGTCCCACCAGCGGGTCAGGATCAGCATGCCGATGACGCCGGTGTGCAGCACCGGCAGGACCCAGGTGAACTCGGCGAGGAAGCCCTTCAGCCAGACCGGGGCGGGCAGCAGTCCGCTGCGGACGTTGTGCGACGTCACGTACCAGAACATGAAGATCGTGGCGACCCAGGCCAGACAGCACCACAGGCACAGGGCGTTGATGCTGTAGAGCGACTGGTACTGGAGCCAGGTGCAGAAGGCGACGCCGAAGAGCGTCCCCGCGTTGAACGTGAGCCAGTACCAGCGGCGGAAGCGGGCGCCGGCGAGGAGGCTCATGCCCACGCCGATCACCACGGCGTAGGCGGCGAGGCCGAGCATCGGGTTCGGGAACCCGAACACCGAGGCCTGCTCGCTCTCCATCACGCTGCCGCAGGAGACGATCGGGTTGAGGCTGCAACCGGGAGTGAAGGTCGTCCCGGCGACCTTCGCCTCGAGGATCCTGAACTTGTCGATCGTGATGATCCACGCGGCCAGCAGACCGGCCGCACCGGTGATCACCAGCAGCCATGCGAACGCACGGCTGCCGCCGACGGCACCGCCCTCACGCTCCGCTTTCCGGCCGGAGGACACGTCGTCCACCGCTGCAGTCGTCATATCGCCGCTTCCATCGCTCGGTCGCTGCTCTGGCATGGTCATTCTGCCGCACTCGGGCCCCCGTCCAAGGCTCGATGCTCACAGGGGGCCGGTTCCGGCCGGCCCGGGTACCGGAACGCGAAGGCCCGGCCGGGCCGGCCGGCCGCGAAGCCCGGGCCCGGGGACGCACGTCCCGGCCGGCCGCGTGCCCGGGACGGCCGCGTACGCAGGACGGCCGCGTACGCGGTAGCGCCAGTCGGCCGGCGACCGACGACCGGCGACCGGCGACCGGCGACCGGCGAATCCCGAGCAGGACGGTCGAGACGGCGGTCAGGCGAGGGGCCGACCCGCCGGCGGCGTCCCCACGTCCCGGCCTCACCGTCAGGCGAGTCTCGCGCGGATCTCCTCCACCGCCGAGTCGAGGGCGACCGGTGCCTGCTCGCCGGACTCCATGTCCTTGAGCTGGAGCACGCCGTCCGCGAGATCCCGCTCGCCCGCCACCAGCGCGTATCTGGCGCCGCTGCGGTTGGCGCTCTTCATGGCTCCCTTGAGGCCCTTGCCGCCGTAGGAGAAGTCGGCGGCGACCCCTGCCCTGCGCAGCC
It encodes the following:
- a CDS encoding replication-associated recombination protein A, yielding MEPDLFTAAAEERQEKDPSASPLAVRMRPRTLDEVVGQQHLLKPGSPLRRLVGEGSGGPAGASSVILWGPPGTGKTTLAHVVSKATNKRFVELSAITAGVKEVRAVIDGARRAAGGFGRETVLFLDEIHRFSKAQQDSLLPAVENRWVTLIAATTENPYFSVISPLLSRSLLLTLEPLTDDDVRGLLRRALTEERGLGGAVTLPGDSEEHLLRIAGGDARRALTALEAAAGAALAKGEAAILLQTVEETVNRAAVKYDREGDQHYDVASALIKSIRGSDVDAALHYLARMIEAGEDPRFIARRLMISASEDIGLADPAALPTAVAAAQAVALIGFPEAALTLSHATIALALAPKSNAATTAIGAALADVRGGLAGPVPSHLRDGHYRGAAKLGHAEGYVYPHDVPGAIAPQQYAPDAVHGRRYYEPTRYGAEARYADVVERVRERLRGDTPPGC
- a CDS encoding vitamin K epoxide reductase family protein; translation: MTTAAVDDVSSGRKAEREGGAVGGSRAFAWLLVITGAAGLLAAWIITIDKFRILEAKVAGTTFTPGCSLNPIVSCGSVMESEQASVFGFPNPMLGLAAYAVVIGVGMSLLAGARFRRWYWLTFNAGTLFGVAFCTWLQYQSLYSINALCLWCCLAWVATIFMFWYVTSHNVRSGLLPAPVWLKGFLAEFTWVLPVLHTGVIGMLILTRWWDFWLG